A window of the Polaribacter sp. HaHaR_3_91 genome harbors these coding sequences:
- a CDS encoding NAD-dependent epimerase/dehydratase family protein, with amino-acid sequence MDKEIILITGSSGQLGTVLAEKLQEKYGVKNIIATDLRVNPTFNGVFKTLDVTDFNAIETIVLKYKITQIYHLAAILSANGEKYPLSTWDLNMKTFFNVLEVSRIHKISKVFFPSSIAVFGNNIERLNTPQSSNLTPSTVYGISKAAGENWGKYYFDKYGLDVRSLRYPGVIGYQSLPGGGTTDYAVDIFHKAVNNENYECFLNADTTLPMIYMDDAIRATLELMEAPKDKITVRTSYNISGLSFNPNQLETCIKEKYTDFKVTYSPDFRQEIANSWPMSIDDLDARKDWQWKPKFNIKSLTKVMLKNLELKYNNNLINS; translated from the coding sequence ATGGATAAAGAAATTATTTTAATAACAGGATCTAGTGGTCAATTAGGCACTGTTTTAGCTGAAAAATTACAAGAAAAATACGGGGTTAAAAATATAATAGCAACAGATCTAAGAGTAAATCCAACATTTAATGGGGTCTTTAAAACTCTAGATGTTACAGATTTTAATGCTATAGAAACAATTGTATTAAAATATAAAATTACTCAAATATACCATTTAGCAGCTATTTTGTCTGCAAATGGAGAAAAATATCCATTAAGTACTTGGGACTTAAACATGAAAACTTTTTTTAATGTTTTAGAAGTATCTAGAATTCATAAAATAAGTAAAGTATTTTTCCCTAGCTCAATTGCCGTTTTTGGGAATAATATAGAACGTTTAAATACTCCTCAATCTTCCAATTTAACACCTTCTACGGTATACGGAATTAGTAAAGCTGCAGGAGAAAATTGGGGAAAATACTATTTTGATAAATATGGATTAGATGTACGATCATTAAGATATCCTGGTGTTATTGGTTATCAATCTTTACCGGGTGGAGGTACAACTGATTATGCAGTAGATATTTTTCATAAGGCTGTTAATAATGAGAATTATGAGTGTTTTTTAAATGCAGACACTACGTTACCAATGATTTATATGGATGATGCCATAAGAGCCACCTTAGAATTAATGGAAGCTCCAAAAGATAAAATAACAGTAAGAACGTCGTATAACATTTCTGGTTTAAGCTTTAATCCAAATCAACTAGAAACTTGTATTAAAGAAAAATATACTGATTTTAAAGTAACTTATTCACCAGATTTTAGACAAGAAATAGCAAATTCTTGGCCAATGAGTATAGATGATCTAGATGCAAGAAAAGATTGGCAATGGAAACCAAAATTTAATATCAAGTCTTTAACAAAAGTGATGTTAAAAAACTTAGAACTTAAATATAATAATAACCTTATAAATTCATAA
- the kbl gene encoding glycine C-acetyltransferase — MYGTIKSDLKKELETIKSNGLFKSERILTSKQGANISTVNQDNVLNFCANNYLGLASHPDVLEAGINAIKTHGFGLSSVRFICGTQDIHKELEEKTAAFLGMEDCILYAAAFDANGGLFEPLLSAEDAVISDALNHASIIDGIRLCKAKRFRYSHNNMADLEEQLKQASSSRRRLIVTDGSFSMDGTIAQLDKICDLADKYDALVMIDECHSTGFIGATGRGVHEYHNVMDRVDIITGTYGKALGGASGGFTAARKEIVAILRQNSRPYLFSNTLAPAIVGATLKVLDKITKSTDLRDTLEQNTMYFRSEMTTAGFNIVEGTHPIVPIMLYDAKIAQEFAKLLLNEGIYVIGFFFPVVPKGKARIRVQLSAAHSKEQIKKAIEAFVTVGKKLNVI, encoded by the coding sequence ATGTACGGCACTATAAAAAGCGATTTAAAAAAAGAATTAGAAACCATAAAATCTAATGGTCTTTTTAAAAGCGAACGTATATTGACTTCTAAACAAGGAGCAAATATTAGCACAGTTAACCAAGACAATGTTCTTAATTTTTGTGCCAATAATTATTTAGGATTAGCATCACACCCAGACGTACTAGAAGCAGGAATAAATGCTATAAAAACACATGGCTTTGGTCTTTCTTCTGTTCGGTTTATTTGTGGAACACAAGATATTCATAAAGAATTGGAAGAAAAAACAGCCGCTTTTTTAGGAATGGAAGACTGTATTTTATATGCTGCTGCTTTTGATGCAAATGGAGGGTTATTTGAACCTTTACTTTCTGCTGAAGACGCTGTTATTTCTGACGCCTTAAACCACGCCTCTATTATTGATGGTATTCGTCTTTGTAAAGCAAAAAGATTTAGATATTCTCATAACAACATGGCAGATTTAGAAGAACAATTAAAACAAGCTAGCTCATCTAGACGTAGATTAATTGTTACAGATGGTTCATTTTCTATGGATGGAACCATAGCTCAATTAGATAAAATTTGTGATTTAGCAGACAAATATGATGCTTTAGTAATGATTGATGAATGCCATTCTACTGGTTTTATTGGTGCAACTGGAAGAGGTGTACATGAATACCACAATGTAATGGATAGAGTAGATATTATTACCGGAACTTATGGTAAAGCTTTAGGTGGTGCATCTGGTGGTTTTACAGCAGCAAGAAAAGAAATAGTTGCTATTTTAAGACAAAACTCTCGCCCTTATTTATTTTCAAACACGTTGGCTCCTGCAATTGTTGGTGCTACACTAAAGGTATTAGATAAAATAACAAAATCTACAGATTTACGAGATACACTAGAGCAGAACACTATGTATTTTAGATCTGAAATGACCACGGCTGGTTTTAACATTGTAGAAGGTACACACCCAATTGTACCAATAATGCTTTATGACGCTAAAATTGCTCAAGAATTTGCAAAACTCTTGCTAAATGAAGGTATTTACGTTATTGGTTTCTTCTTCCCTGTTGTACCAAAAGGAAAGGCAAGAATTAGAGTCCAACTGTCTGCTGCACATTCTAAAGAACAAATCAAAAAAGCAATTGAAGCTTTTGTAACAGTTGGAAAAAAATTAAATGTTATTTAA
- a CDS encoding peptidoglycan-binding protein LysM, which yields MDKKIGTHNKVTFPKFVDYNIPYLQKDFVGFKEALAFKESQGSYTVVNTLGYLGKYQFGRTTLRRFKIYNTTAFLKDPELQEKAFIALCKVNKWILRKDIRRSVGKTINGIKITESGILAAAHLSGAGNVKKYLRSNGVEGFSDAYGSSIKSYLKNFGGYNVSNIIADQDATVINS from the coding sequence ATTGATAAAAAAATAGGTACTCATAACAAAGTTACTTTCCCAAAATTTGTAGACTATAACATACCTTATTTACAAAAGGACTTTGTAGGTTTTAAAGAAGCATTAGCTTTTAAAGAATCTCAAGGAAGTTATACCGTAGTAAACACATTAGGATATTTAGGAAAATATCAATTTGGAAGAACAACTTTACGAAGATTTAAAATTTACAATACAACAGCATTTTTAAAAGATCCAGAATTACAAGAAAAAGCATTTATAGCTTTGTGTAAAGTAAATAAATGGATTTTAAGAAAAGACATTAGACGTTCTGTAGGAAAAACCATAAACGGTATTAAAATTACCGAATCTGGTATCTTAGCAGCCGCTCATTTAAGTGGTGCTGGAAACGTAAAAAAATATTTAAGAAGTAATGGTGTTGAAGGCTTTTCTGATGCTTACGGTTCTTCTATAAAGTCTTATTTAAAGAACTTTGGAGGTTATAATGTTTCTAATATTATAGCAGACCAAGACGCTACTGTTATTAATAGTTAA
- a CDS encoding GNAT family N-acetyltransferase: MMTLNGIKINLRALEPEDLDFLYQIENNESFWEISHTQTPFSKFILRQYLENAHLDIYEAKQLRLLIEETVTKKQLGMIDLFDYNPMHKRAGIGILIHPDFQKKGFASEALSVLIQYAFSSLNIHQLYANITSENSKSISLFKKHHFQKVGIKKDWILSEGKFKDEVLFQLIKD; encoded by the coding sequence ATGATGACTTTAAACGGTATAAAAATAAACTTACGTGCTTTAGAACCCGAAGACTTAGACTTTCTATATCAAATAGAAAACAATGAGTCTTTTTGGGAAATTAGCCATACACAAACTCCTTTTTCTAAATTTATTCTAAGACAGTATTTAGAAAACGCACATTTAGATATTTACGAGGCTAAACAATTACGCTTGTTAATTGAAGAAACTGTCACGAAGAAACAACTAGGAATGATTGATTTGTTCGATTACAATCCGATGCATAAAAGAGCAGGAATTGGTATTTTAATTCACCCAGATTTTCAAAAAAAAGGCTTTGCCTCAGAAGCACTCTCTGTTTTAATTCAATATGCTTTCTCTTCTTTAAATATCCATCAATTATACGCCAATATTACTTCAGAAAATTCTAAAAGTATCTCCCTTTTTAAAAAACATCATTTTCAAAAAGTGGGTATTAAAAAAGATTGGATTTTATCCGAAGGAAAATTTAAAGATGAAGTTTTATTTCAGTTGATAAAAGACTAA
- a CDS encoding DUF2279 domain-containing protein, which yields MCAQNSSFYKKSDTLNTKRRNAIILTESVMAGGALIGLNQLWYKDYPRSGFHFKNDNNDWKQMDKVGHMMTSYYIGKIGMEVLDWAGVSRKNQLIYGATSGFAFLTAVEVLDGFSDEWGASPGDILANAAGTGLLVGQELLWNEQRITVKYSFHQTEFAKQRPNTLGENYLQQALKDYNGQTYWLSANIWSFNKKSSFPKWLNVALGYGAEGMLYGNSNAVNPIQQDAYRQFYLSLDLDLTKIKTNSEFLKSVFSVVNFIKIPAPTLEINTKGALTFHYMYF from the coding sequence TTGTGTGCACAAAATTCATCATTTTATAAAAAATCTGATACTTTAAATACAAAAAGAAGAAATGCTATTATTCTCACTGAAAGCGTAATGGCTGGAGGCGCTTTAATTGGTTTAAATCAACTTTGGTACAAGGATTATCCACGTTCTGGTTTTCATTTTAAAAATGATAATAATGATTGGAAACAAATGGATAAAGTTGGCCACATGATGACTTCTTATTATATTGGTAAAATTGGAATGGAAGTTTTAGATTGGGCTGGTGTTTCTAGAAAAAATCAATTAATTTACGGAGCAACCTCTGGTTTTGCTTTTTTAACTGCTGTAGAAGTATTAGATGGTTTTTCTGATGAATGGGGTGCATCACCTGGAGATATTCTGGCAAATGCAGCAGGTACAGGATTGTTGGTTGGACAAGAATTACTTTGGAACGAGCAACGAATTACAGTTAAGTACTCTTTTCATCAAACCGAGTTTGCAAAACAACGACCAAATACCCTAGGAGAAAACTATTTACAACAAGCTTTAAAGGATTATAACGGACAAACTTATTGGCTTTCTGCCAATATTTGGTCTTTTAACAAGAAAAGTTCATTTCCTAAATGGTTAAATGTTGCTTTAGGTTATGGAGCAGAAGGCATGCTTTATGGAAACTCAAATGCAGTAAATCCAATACAGCAAGATGCTTACCGACAATTCTATCTAAGTTTAGACCTCGATTTAACAAAAATTAAGACAAATTCGGAATTCTTAAAATCTGTCTTTTCTGTTGTAAACTTCATAAAAATACCTGCTCCTACTCTTGAAATCAACACCAAAGGAGCTTTAACATTTCATTATATGTATTTTTAA
- a CDS encoding Lrp/AsnC family transcriptional regulator, giving the protein MEKIDETDLNILRILQEDSKKTTKEVAEMLNLTPSPVYERVRRLEKRGYIKKYVALINKDLLNIPITAICMVSLRYHDEGFIDKFEKQIKGLKEVQECYHMAGKVDFFLKINLGSLNEYHEFVRLKLSKIENIGVLESYFVLKEITRTTGYCI; this is encoded by the coding sequence ATGGAAAAAATAGACGAAACAGATTTAAATATTTTAAGAATTCTTCAAGAAGATTCTAAAAAAACAACAAAAGAAGTCGCAGAGATGCTTAATCTAACTCCTTCTCCCGTATATGAGCGTGTTAGAAGATTAGAAAAACGTGGGTATATTAAAAAGTACGTCGCACTTATAAATAAAGACCTTCTAAATATTCCTATTACAGCAATTTGTATGGTGTCATTAAGATACCACGATGAAGGCTTTATAGATAAATTTGAAAAGCAAATTAAAGGTTTAAAAGAAGTACAAGAATGTTACCATATGGCTGGTAAGGTTGACTTTTTTTTGAAAATTAACTTAGGCAGCCTTAATGAATATCATGAGTTTGTAAGACTAAAACTTTCTAAAATCGAGAATATTGGTGTCTTAGAAAGTTATTTTGTTTTAAAAGAAATAACTCGTACCACGGGTTATTGTATATAA
- the mltG gene encoding endolytic transglycosylase MltG, whose protein sequence is MGKKFIYAVIATVIFISGVIGYQYYQKIFGKSITKDTELFIYSSDSLSDVKEKISDFSKNTNTFLLVAAKKNLSKPKPGRYILKEGMSNNELVNLLRSGNQTPIKLSFNNQDTLEKLAGRIAEQLEADSISLLNSFKDKDFLSKNNLTEKSVLQIFVPNSYQFYWTTSAENFRDKIFVEYNRFWNKSRLQKAKALELSKEEVITLASIVQKETAKNIERPIVAGLYLNRLKKGWPLQADPTIIYSVKELKGQDYVVKRVLTADLEINSPYNTYKNKGLPPTLISMPDISSIDGVLNAEKHDYFYMCANVDKLGYHAFAKTLSQHNRNAAKYHQWMNKQSINR, encoded by the coding sequence TTGGGTAAAAAATTTATATACGCAGTTATTGCTACCGTTATTTTTATTAGTGGAGTTATAGGATACCAATATTATCAAAAAATATTTGGAAAATCGATCACAAAAGATACTGAACTTTTCATCTACTCTTCTGACAGCTTGAGTGATGTGAAAGAAAAAATTTCTGATTTTTCTAAAAACACCAATACTTTTCTCTTAGTAGCTGCTAAGAAAAATCTTTCGAAACCAAAACCAGGTAGATATATTTTAAAAGAAGGAATGTCTAACAACGAATTGGTTAACCTTTTAAGAAGTGGTAACCAAACACCTATAAAGTTGTCTTTTAATAACCAAGACACTTTAGAAAAATTAGCAGGAAGAATTGCAGAACAATTAGAAGCAGATTCAATTTCTCTATTAAACTCTTTTAAAGACAAAGATTTCTTGTCTAAAAATAACCTGACAGAAAAATCTGTATTGCAAATTTTTGTTCCAAATAGTTATCAGTTTTACTGGACTACTTCAGCAGAAAACTTTAGAGACAAAATCTTTGTAGAATACAATCGATTTTGGAATAAAAGCAGATTGCAAAAAGCGAAAGCATTAGAATTATCTAAAGAAGAAGTGATCACTTTAGCTTCAATAGTTCAAAAAGAAACTGCAAAAAACATAGAAAGACCAATTGTTGCTGGTTTGTATTTAAATAGATTAAAAAAAGGTTGGCCTTTGCAAGCAGATCCAACAATTATCTATAGTGTTAAAGAACTTAAAGGACAAGATTATGTGGTAAAAAGGGTATTGACCGCAGATTTAGAAATAAACTCACCTTACAATACTTATAAAAATAAAGGTCTACCACCTACCTTAATTTCTATGCCAGATATTTCATCTATTGATGGCGTTTTAAATGCAGAAAAACATGACTATTTTTATATGTGTGCTAATGTAGATAAATTAGGGTATCATGCTTTTGCAAAAACACTTTCTCAGCACAATAGAAATGCAGCTAAATATCATCAATGGATGAACAAACAAAGCATTAATAGATAA